Proteins from one Oryza sativa Japonica Group chromosome 12, ASM3414082v1 genomic window:
- the LOC4352509 gene encoding lipoxygenase 2.2, chloroplastic — protein sequence MKRMYVQEFPIFSKLDEETYGPGDSLITKELIEEQINGVMTAEEAVEKKKLFMLDYHDVLLPFVHAVRELDDTTLYASRTLFFLTEDGTLRPIAIELTRPKSPNTPQWRQVFTPGSSVAASWLWQLAKTHVLAHDTGYHQLVSHWLRTHCCVEPYVIAANRRLSQMHPIYRLLHPHFRFTMEINAQARGMLINANGIIESAFAPGKLCMELSSAVYDKFWRFDMEALPADLIRRGMAFHGEDGKLKLTIEDYPYANDGLLVWDSIKEWVSDHVNHYYPSASDIYSDEELHGWWNEVQTNGHPDKKDGWPELDCHGSLIKVLTTIIWVASGHHAAVNFGQYPYAGYFPNRPTIARRNMPTEEEHGCEGMQPTFVEDPVRVLLDTFPSQYQTTLILPALNLLSSHSPSEEYMGTHTEAAWMANREVRAAFGRFNERMMRIAETIDRRNRDPERRNRWGPGVVPYVLLKPCYGDPKDMSSVMEMGIPNSISI from the exons GGGACTCCCTCATCACCAAAGAGCTGATTGAAGAGCAGATTAATGGGGTCATGACAGCAGAGGAG GCcgtggagaagaagaagctgtTCATGCTGGACTACCACGACGTGCTCCTGCCGTTCGTGCACGCGGTGCGCGAGCTGGACGACACCACGCTGTACGCCTCGCGGACGCTCTTCTTCCTGACGGAGGACGGCACGCTGAGGCCGATCGCCATCGAGCTGACGAGGCCCAAGTCCCCCAACACGCCGCAGTGGCGCCAGGTCTTCACGCCGGGCTCCAGCGTCGCGGCGTCCTGGCTGTGGCAGCTCGCCAAAACGCACGTCCTCGCCCACGACACCGGCTACCACCAGCTCGTCAGCCACTG GCTGAGGACGCACTGCTGCGTGGAGCCGTACGTGATCGCGGCGAACCGGCGGCTGAGCCAGATGCACCCCATCTACCGGCTGCTGCACCCGCACTTCCGCTTCACCATGGAGATCAACGCCCAAGCGCGCGGGATGCTCATCAACGCCAATGGAATCATCGAGAGCGCCTTCGCGCCGGGGAAGCTCTGCATGGAGCTCAGCTCGGCGGTTTACGACAAGTTTTGGAGGTTCGACATGGAGGCTCTGCCCGCCGATCTCATCCGGAG GGGAATGGCATTCCATGGGGAGGATGGCAAGCTGAAGCTAACGATAGAGGACTACCCGTATGCCAACGACGGCCTGCTCGTCTGGGACTCTATCAAGGAGTGGGTGTCAGACCATGTGAACCATTACTACCCGTCAGCGTCGGACATTTACTCTGATGAGGAGCTCCATGGTTGGTGGAACGAGGTGCAAACGAATGGCCACCCGGACAAGAAGGACGGATGGCCAGAGCTGGACTGCCATGGGAGCCTCATCAAGGTCCTGACCACCATTATTTGGGTCGCATCGGGGCACCACGCAGCGGTGAACTTCGGCCAGTACCCCTACGCCGGCTACTTCCCCAACCGTCCCACCATCGCGCGGCGAAACATGCcgacggaggaggagcacgGGTGCGAGGGCATGCAACCGACATTCGTTGAGGATCCTGTCAGGGTTTTGCTGGACACGTTCCCGTCGCAGTACCAGACTACCCTCATCTTGCCAGCGCTCAACCTGTTGTCGTCGCACTCGCCAAGCGAGGAGTACATGGGCACGCACACGGAGGCGGCGTGGATGGCAAACAGGGAGGTGAGGGCGGCGTTCGGGAGGTTCAACGAGAGGATGATGAGGATCGCGGAGACGATCGACCGCCGGAACAGGGATCCGGAGCGGAGGAACCGGTGGGGCCCTGGTGTGGTGCCATATGTGCTGCTAAAGCCGTGCTATGGTGACCCCAAGGACATGTCGTCGGTGATGGAGATGGGCATCCCCAACAGCATCTCCATTTGA